Sequence from the Nymphalis io chromosome 14, ilAglIoxx1.1, whole genome shotgun sequence genome:
ATcactataaaaagtaaattttagtaTGTAGATATTTGTTTTGTCTATATAAGTCAGCTTCAATAttgttaattacatttttttaattggcaaAGCCCGTAACCTAGATTTAGCTTTTCAGTAAGATTCATAAATCCAgcgaatttgtattttttaaataaaggatGATCAAAAAATTATTACGCAACCTTTAGGCCCAAAGCTGATGCTACCTACATAGATAAAGGTCGACCGGTCAAGCATTGTGTTTATCGCAAACGTCGTCGACTTCGACGTTTAAGTGGAATAATATAATACGTGTACATTTAATTGTACctgttacagatttattaatttcaatttaattaataaaaaatatttatagtaagttATAGTTAACGGTTAAGATatgttcttatttttaatattatatatgatatttttatcctTTTATTAGGAACcgcaatgtatatataattatgcaagATACGCAGTACTCTCGCAAATATACgcaatattttgtttctttctCAATGTTTACTTGTATAGTTATCTGACCTTCTAAAAATCCAGCAAAGGTAGTCATAAAGCAGGAGTTAACAGCTCAgaagataataaaatgtaaagaatCTCTAATTAGATGCTTACATAAGTCCAGGAAACAGATACcgattatacatttattttaaaatgtgaatatttatatttttatgtattctatAACTTTATCAgacttattaatttactttatgcctagtaggtatataattcaatatagttttaaatcttATCTAATTGAAGTACGCATCAACGCATTACTTTATGATTCCCTATAAAATAATCGTTTCCGACGAGGACAGTGTACAGTGTACAACTTAGTATACTGGAGACCGCGCTAGTGTTCGCGCGTTTCTCGCgactataaatttgtttattgtcGTATGCGCTGTAAGACTTAAatcgtataatatatttcttgcgCACatctaataaaaaacaacaacatgCTTGCGTTATTTCTTGTGGCAATTGTGGTTGTGGCTCTATACTTATACGGGACAAGAAACTTCAAGTACTGGGAGCAAAAAAAAGTGAAACATGATAAACCAGTACCCTTTTTCGGTAATAATACAaggaattattttatgcaacaaAGCGTATGCCAAGCGGCAGTGGAAATGTACTGGAGGTATCCAACGGAGAAAGTGGTAGGGTTTTATCGAGCGTCTCGTCCTGAACTTATTATTAGAGACCCAGAAATTACCAAACGAATACTCACGACTGACTTTGCTATGTTTTATCCGCGTGGACTTAACATGCATCGCCATGAGATAGAACCTTTGCTTCGAAATTTATTTTTCGCTGACGGTGACCTTTGGAGGTTATTGCGTCAACGTATGACACCCGCCTTTACTAGTGGGAAACTAAAGGCTATGTTCCCGTTAATCGTAGAACGAGCCGAACGCCTGCAAGACTGGGCACTTAACGCTATTTCCAACGGACAGGAGATCGACGCCCGCGACCTAATGGCACGATACACAACCGACTTCATTGGTGCCTGTGGATTTGGACTTGACTCAGATTCACTTAAAGAGGAGAACTCCGCTTTTCGAAAACTTGGAGCTACTATATTTCAAGTTGGACCCAAAGAGGTTTTCGTCGTTGTTTTGAAAGAACTCTTTcctaatatattcaaaaaattgaAACTTTTATCTCGAGTGGAAAAAGGAATGTATCAATTAGTCAACGAAGTCCTACGACAAAGAAATTATGAACCATCAGGCAGAAACGACTTCATAGATCTTTTACTTGAATGTAAGAAAAAAGGAACAATTATTGGCGActcaatagaaaaaataaaaccagaCGGAACACCAGAAATCGCATCTGTAGAAATGAATGAAGATCTCATAGTAGCTCAAGTATTTGTCTTTTTCGCTGCTGGTTTCGAAACGTCCTCCTCAGCAACCAGCTTTACCTTACATGAGCTAGCGCATCATCCCGACATACAAAATAAGGTACAAGAAGAAATAGATAGAGTCTTAGAAAAGTATGATAACAAATTAAGCTACGACGCCATCAAGGAAATGCATTACTTAGAGTGGACATTTAAAGAAGCAATGAGAATATTCCCGTCACTTGGTTTTTTGATTAGAGAGTGCGCACACAAGTACACTTTCGAAGATTTAGATCTAACCATTGACGAAGGAGTAAGAGTGATAATACCTATTCAAGCAATGCAAAATGATTCTAAGTATTTTGACAACCCGAATGAATTCCGCCCTGAAAGATTTGatccaaataattttaatgttgataACAAGTATGTATACTTGCCATTTGGTGTTGGACCTCGTGCTTGTATTGGTAAGACtttcgatattttattaaaatattatataatatcctcGAGACcattttcggccacggcggccaatctcgagagagattagtcaactacgcaggagatattatagtgcacaagtgtgtgcgcaaacacaggtgcactctctaatcTCTAACTCTaataatccaatgggatggcaatccgacacgactggaaagagttcagccgCAGGACcaacttctaacttccagattCTAGgctcctactgagaattttctgacagaaaaacccaataactttttattggcccgacctgggaattgaacccaggacctccttgTCTGCAGCctaacatcaagccactagaccaacgaggcagaaaaaatattatataggcagtaaaaatatgataaatattatataggtatatgtgaactaaaaatatagtattcaaAAATATCAATTGACACTTTTTTAGGTTAAATTTTAGtgcattatttttacataaacaattttaaatattatctacataATTACTAATGATTGTGTAAGAAAACAAGTTCGGATTAAAATGAATAACGATTAAAGATGGGCTTGATGttgaaaattgaaaatcaattcttaataacattatattcattcattaacaagtcttattattataaatatataattataattcttatttttaaatttaaaaacaggtagaaaaatgtaaattcaacaataaataataagttcttCAGTTGATCTCTAGAAATAGAGtccaaattttgttttaaaactacCATTTAAAAGTggttttttaaaatcttatttgaataaagtttattataactGGATTCATAATAATCGATGGTGTGCGCTATTCAGGTGAGCGGCTCGGCCTGATGCAGTCGCTGGCGGGGCTCGCCGCAGTGCTATCGCGTTTCACCGTGAGACCAGCACCCTCTACTCTACGACACCCAATAGTTAATCCCACCTCAGGCGTCGTGCAAACTATTAAAGGCGGCCTGCCACTGTTATTCCGAGAAAGGAAGCCTAGAGGCTAATAGATTCTGACGCGACCGGATCGGAcggaaatgtatattttatactccATAGGTTACTATTTCAACAATGGTTAAATGAGCCCTGAATATTGAATAAACTTCTACTactgataataattacaatgaGGTCGCGACACTTTTGCATTGAGTATTTTCATAGTACTATAATTAAACCTTTTTGATGGAGCTTTCATCTGCTATTTTTTTGCGATGATTATCTCTATAATTGAGACTTAACAAATTAATAGTCTCTATAAGTACgacataatttattactttatcctTTTGAATATTGATCAGGACAGgcgatatgttttatttaaacactcgaatatatatatatatattatatattgtattgacATGTTTTGCTCTTTATTTctttggaaattaaaaaaaagaggtgAGCTATGAGTTTTGTACAGAGAGTTTTAAAACGTGATGGAAAATGGTTaacgaatttattgtatatatatttaaaaataatatatgtcaaAATTGGAAAtactggtatatatatattctttccttttttaaacCTTAAGAGTTGTATTGTTAACAaagcagtaaataaaaaaacataaataaataatattcattttagtaAACATTTTCACCTCTATAAGTGATAAACTGTTTATTTAGATCTCTAAGTGGGACCTTTTCTAAATAAGTCAACTGTCAATTTAAACCTGTTTATTTGAGAAAACTGGGTAAATAAAAAGCCTCTTCAAGTGATAGTAAATCCTAGGTTCCTTGAGATTGCAATTATGTCAAGAgacattagccaactgcgcaggacatattatagcgcacaagtgtgtgcgcacgtacagctgcactctctattgtagcactcataatccgatgggacg
This genomic interval carries:
- the LOC126773363 gene encoding cytochrome P450 6B6-like isoform X1, which gives rise to MLALFLVAIVVVALYLYGTRNFKYWEQKKVKHDKPVPFFGNNTRNYFMQQSVCQAAVEMYWRYPTEKVVGFYRASRPELIIRDPEITKRILTTDFAMFYPRGLNMHRHEIEPLLRNLFFADGDLWRLLRQRMTPAFTSGKLKAMFPLIVERAERLQDWALNAISNGQEIDARDLMARYTTDFIGACGFGLDSDSLKEENSAFRKLGATIFQVGPKEVFVVVLKELFPNIFKKLKLLSRVEKGMYQLVNEVLRQRNYEPSGRNDFIDLLLECKKKGTIIGDSIEKIKPDGTPEIASVEMNEDLIVAQVFVFFAAGFETSSSATSFTLHELAHHPDIQNKVQEEIDRVLEKYDNKLSYDAIKEMHYLEWTFKEAMRIFPSLGFLIRECAHKYTFEDLDLTIDEGVRVIIPIQAMQNDSKYFDNPNEFRPERFDPNNFNVDNKYVYLPFGVGPRACIGERLGLMQSLAGLAAVLSRFTVRPAPSTLRHPIVNPTSGVVQTIKGGLPLLFRERKPRG